From the Cucumis sativus cultivar 9930 chromosome 5, Cucumber_9930_V3, whole genome shotgun sequence genome, the window AAAGTGTTTATAAATTGGGAGTTTGATAATGAAGAAGTGTATATGTATGGTTAGTGTGTTAAGTAAGTGAATACAGCTAATgtgaaacaaatttaaatatatttagtagatagttaatataaaatttaatgcaTGATTTGCATGGcatcttaaatttatagtattggtaaataactttttttaataattgatgGAGATGGTTCACTCAACaaagttatttaaatttacGTAGCTCTATTTTTACCGTAGtgtattatttgattaataactcaataataataacaatcacaagcattttttttaaatgtataatattcataaaaatataaagatcaACATTAGtatacaaacaaacaattcaGAATATTAAACAAGTAAATCATTTACTGGAGAAgataaaagttataaaatataatggttcatcaaatcatataaataaCGTGATACATAATCAATAATGAGTATACTCATTCTAAGAAAATAGTATATTGGAAAGTTAGTGTACATTTggaatattataataattcttaaaataattgcTAGTCTATcaaatttttctctttaaaaagaaaaatattattatatatattgaaaaattatgtggGTCAAAATgcaatttgagaaaataatgGACGTTTTGTAatttctaacaaattaaaggGGTGTGTAAATAAACAAACGTTATGGCACGAATAGCAAAGTACCGTAAGCCTAAGGACTGAATAGCAAGAGAGGaagttgagagagagaaatatatgtttattggAGACGTcatttttaagtgtttattttaaaagcgtttttgttttttcaacgggttttttttattaaaatatatatatatttaaagttataagcgatttttttctttaatttttaagctTAAGATCATTTATCacttaattaatagttttctCTTTCCCTCTCTTTCACAAAGTAACGCGTGCCATTACtttttcaaactcaattaacatatatcataaacaataaagtctataacaataataaaacatatgaAAACTCAACTTTAATTAGTcagatttaattttcttcaattacttatatttaaatatatattttttaatttaatttcaattacttatatatatttcaattacttAGTTGATGggaaaataagaaagtttAAGGTATTCACTTTGGAGaattaaatggttaaaaataaGAGTTTAATTGGGATCTTGGAAGagtattaaaaagaaaatattgggATGTCATTAAGAAAGTGGttttaattgttataaaacgaaaatattaaaattgttaaggAAATGACGAAAATGGGCATATTGAGTTTGTTTTATAACGTGGGAGGAATTACATTACCTGATCGCACtctgctttcttcttcttcttcttcttctacttttgCTTTCGTCTTCTCTCCGATTCAATAATGGCGGATTCTGCCGTCGAAGTTCTCACTCGAGCTCTCTCAGGTTAACTCCCcattccttcttctttcatttttctctctttgtttttgtttttgtttttttgtttttcccttttttctcctcttcatTACGTAGTTAATCGACATCTGTTTCtccatcttcatttttcttcattctgaGTATGCATTTTAGTTTTCGCCGGAGAAGTACGATATCTGGCCTCTACGTCGCTGTCTATCTGCTTTCCTTACTCCGTCTCGCGAAAAGTTTCATCGTAAACTCTATGATCTTCGCCAGAGAAACACAACTTCCGGCGACGATCACAGTTTCTCTCTGTTCTCATACAGATAGTTTACGTTGAAATTTACTTGAATAATCGTTATCACTTTTATCCAATTTTGTGCTaagattttctatttctatttattggaTTTTTAGTTAAACTCACTCCAATTTACATGATAATGCAATCTTGATTTTGGAATCCATTTTCAGTTGAATTACCTTTATGCCCCTGCATACCTTTTTTgggttataataatattaccACATTTTTGGTAAAACTGGATGTTTAATTCTTAGGAAAATTACTTTCCAGTCCTTAATCCCtaaagtttttaagaattcaTTTAAAGTTGATGTACTAAGGTTAGGCATAAGTGTGGTTcattgatattatttgattgatcAAAGACTAATTTGTTCtgtttttagaaaactaattaattaatcagctTTCTAtttaagttaataattttatgttggACGTTGAGAAAATTTCACTGCTTTTTATGGgcattcaacaaaattatattgcTTAAATTCGAATGGCTACCCCAATATGATAtgtctacaaatttaattgagATACTTTTTCAATTGATATGATAGTTGATACCTATTGTAAGATCCTACTtactaacaattttaaatcaaaatttacatttatagAAATCTCCAATCAGCTACCTTACCTTTTTATAGTtgttgtaaaataatttaggtTTTAGCtgaatttctaaaagaaattatatttctaatttcttttttactttgatCTCATCTTGGAAAACTATTGTTAGACTTGGTATAGGTTGAATTTGATGAGCTTTGATACATAGGTAAAGATAACTACTCTTTTAAAATCGTCACAATTGTATGATATTAGGATGGtgactttgtttttttgttttgaccCAAAAAGCCCCATACTCACTTATATACTATGGATAATGGATCTTTAGTACAATGTAGGATTTGGttcttaaaaatgaataacatAGATagaaatgttaaaagaaaatgtttgggAAGTGAGAATTTAAGAATGTTGAGAAATGTGAAATGAAAAACAGGGCATGGAATAAATGAAAACGCAATGATAGAGACATTGGGAAAATGGGATCATGAGGAGAAGAAATTGTTCAGAAAGAAAAGTAGCCATTTTTTCAGTGAAGATGAACGTTCCTTTGAGCGATGGGAAGAACATGGGATGAGACTTCTCAAGCATGAATTCATGCGCTTTAAGGTATCCTCTTTTTTCGATCTTTCaataagaattttgaaataaaagctAAAggtaatttatataaatatacatgtattcttgttgtattatatatagaatGCTGTGGTTCTATGGACAACACATCCATGGGAAAGAGATGCTCGTTTGGTAAAGGAAGCATTGAGCAAAGGGCATCATGGCCAAAACATTAACATCTTAATAGAAGTGGCTTGTACTAGAACTTCTGATGAGCTTTTGGGTGCTAGGAAAGCTTACCATTCCCTCTTTGATCATTCCATTGAAGAAGACGTTGCCAGCCACCTCAATGGCCCTGAACGCAAGGTAAACTTCCTATTTACTTTTCACATTCCATCCAAAATTCGAGGCtagaaatagtatttatacatagtgttaaaaaataaaagattatataGTTACCAAACGAGAATTGAGTGGTTGGTGTAACTTTGGAATATTGCAGCTTTTGGTAGCATTAATGAGTGCATATAGATACGAAGGACCAAAATATAAGGAGGAGATAGCAAAATCAGAAGCAAAAAAGTTTGCTCATTCAATTAAGGAAGCAAACAGCAAAAAAAGCAGCCTCATTGAAGACGAAGAGATTGTGAGAATACTCTCAACAAGAAGCAAACACTTTCTTCATGCTCTTCACAAACACTACAACGAAATCTCAGCAGGTCGCTCCATTGATGAGGTACCTAATTCTAATTAATGCTCTCTAATGATAAACTTATGGATGAACGAAATTAAAATGCTTGCTAAGGTTTGAGattccttttttctctctttcttttggcAGGATCTTCATGGTGACTTGAGGCTTCAAGAAGCGGTGTTATGCTTAACCAATCCTGTTAAGTATTTCACTCAGGTATCTAAATTCAACCCCTCTTGTGTTTTGCAATAAAAGCAAAGTTTTCTCATATTTGTTTCACTGATACTGAATAATGTCGTTTGTTATTATGTGGTTAGCTTCTGAATGTGTCATTAAAAGCCGACGCAGacaagaagataaaaaaggtATTGACTCGAATTGTCGTTACGAGAGCTGATAATGACATGAAGGAGATTAAAGTTGAGTTCAAAAAACAATTTGGAATATCATTGGCTGAGAAAATTGGGTCTGTTTGCAATGGTAGCTACAAAGATTTCTTAATCACTTTGCTGGCAAGATCAGATTAATTACTATAGTtgatatgaataaaaaaatttgaaaattgcactttttttttcgCTTAGGAGATCGAAATTTGCTGTGTTTACTTTCCATGTATGAGTTGGTCGTTTTTTCATGGTTCTCTTTTCCTTACGAGGCTGTGTTATTCTCCTTTGccataataaatttgaacacTGAAATTTGTTCATACATGTTCGTtcaatcatcatcatcatcatcatatatatatatcctttgTATTGTGCATTCTATATTTCATGGGCACAACAtcattttaacctttttttaaaaactcaaaatatacaACTATATAATATACCGAAGATTTGTGTTAACTTAAATTGGCATTAAGCTGTGATTCCGTATCATGGTTTGCCCTACGTTTCTTTTAGTCAAGAATACTAACAAGAAAACATTATATTACAACTTGATTGTAAATGTTTATTGTGAGAACCAAGTTTTTGAGTTGAGTTTTAAGGGCCTATTAGACCAACATGTAGTTCTTGAAGCAAGAAGTTTAAGAGTAGAAAATATGAGGAAAAAACAACTTAATGGAGAGAGCTTCAAAATTAGAGAAGCATAGAATAAGATAGCACAATGCAACTAAAGAAGTTTTCATATTCATACAAAACCAAAGGTCTGCAATACAAAACACTTATCACATATTATAGAGCAACATACAATAATTGAAAGCCGATTATAACAAAACTCATAATAGGATACTGATAAGGagaatatattattgttattattattggcaAGAAGCAACACACAAGGCTGAGTATTTAATCAGAAATTTAATTACCAAGAAGTGCAAGGATGAAACGCTTGTAGTCGCCAGAGGTCTCCTTGGACACAGCATCATCAAGGGTAACACTGTTTCTCTTGTGATAAGCCTCCTTTATCTGCCTCAAGTCTTTCTCAGCCCTCGATACCACCACTCGGGTTAACGCATCTTCATCGCTCTTCCCGACCCTCTTGATTGCATTTCGCACCACCtgaaaattaccatttttttctcaaggtttctttgcttgtttttgtttttgaaattttctttcaagtcaAAAGGGTGTTTTAagtacaatttttaaaaaccaaataataatcaaagtGACCTAAATAACTAAACTAATGCATAAGTTGTGTGTATAGAAACAAACTTAAGCAGGAACATAAGGGTAGTTTGACGGAAGGTACCTTCTCGTAGTACTGGTAAGGGTCATCGATGCATTCAATGATAGTTCGCAATGCTTCTGTGAACTCTTTGCCTGCTTTATCACTGGACAATTGCTACAAGAAAGAACCACTTGTTTAGACTTTAAATATCATGTGGTTCAATTGTTTTAGAGGAAAAGTAAAGTGATACTATTTCTATCTTCCAACAATATAGCTCAACTACAAAGCTTTTAGTCTTAAGATTTCAAGGTAAATCAAAACTATCAGAACATGGTTTATCGCgcaattcatttttcaatacatATAAGCCTTATGTCAAACTTACATATAGAACTCCACTCATTCTCCATGAACATAATTTTCTTATGGCATTGTCATTTGGAAAATCAACCAACATTTATGGAATTTTAGTGTTGGGAGGGAAG encodes:
- the LOC101222238 gene encoding annexin D4, with protein sequence MADSAVEVLTRALSGHGINENAMIETLGKWDHEEKKLFRKKSSHFFSEDERSFERWEEHGMRLLKHEFMRFKNAVVLWTTHPWERDARLVKEALSKGHHGQNINILIEVACTRTSDELLGARKAYHSLFDHSIEEDVASHLNGPERKLLVALMSAYRYEGPKYKEEIAKSEAKKFAHSIKEANSKKSSLIEDEEIVRILSTRSKHFLHALHKHYNEISAGRSIDEDLHGDLRLQEAVLCLTNPVKYFTQLLNVSLKADADKKIKKVLTRIVVTRADNDMKEIKVEFKKQFGISLAEKIGSVCNGSYKDFLITLLARSD